The following nucleotide sequence is from Firmicutes bacterium ASF500.
CTGGACATCCGTCATGTAACAGCTCAGGGAATTCATCGCGGTCTCGTTGTTGTTGGTGTAGCGCCCGGCGTCCGGGTCGGTCAGCGCACAGAAATCCACCCGCGCCACCTCCCGGGCGTACTCGTAGTAGGACCGGCCGCTGCCCCTGCCCCACTGGATGCCGGTATGTCCGTGGAGGTCGCCCCAGAAGTGCCTCGGCCCCTCCAGCCGGTCCGCCGCCTCCCCCGGATTGCTCCAGGCCTCCCTCTCCCCGTCCGTGACCCGGACCCGCAGGGGGCCGGCCTGCCGCGGGAGAATCGGGACTGTTTTCACTCCGCACTCCCAGGACTCAAAGCTCCCCTCATAAATCAGCTCCTCCCCAGCGTAGCACCTCACCGGCCCGGTATGCCCTGTGACCGGGTTATGGAACCGGTCCACCGCCAGCACCGCCAGCTCAGCCGGAACGTCCTTCTCCAGGTCAGAGGGAAGAATCGCCTCAAAGGCGGCGGCCGGGCCGGGGCGGAGGGTCATGATCGGGGGGCTGCTGGTCAGATAATATCCGCTGTAGGGGGCCGCCAGGGTACCCCGCTGGTCGGTGGCCGCGTCAAACTGCACCGGCCCCGCCACCCGGCAGGTCCGGCCCGCCGCCTGGGGGTGATAGCTGGTGTCACCATAGGTCAGAACCACCTGGTCCCCCCGCTCCAGATCGTGCCCCAGCACCCGCACCCACACATGGGTGCCCACGTGCTCACACACGTTTTCCGTCTTTTGCCGGTCCGGCCCCCGCTTCCACCAGTCATTTTCCACCAGGAAGGTGTGGACCGAGGCGTTCTTCCGGCTGGTTTTCGCGGTGGTGTACCCCGGATAGATGGGTATGTCAATCTGCGGCCGGAGAAAGCCGAAGGGGATGGTAAACCGGATCACGCCGCCAGTATAGATGGTGTCCTCCCCCACGGTATAGGTCACGGTCACCGTGATATCGGTCCCAACGGAGGCCTCAGCCGGCGACACAGAGACGGAGCCGTTGGTCCGCCTGATCTGCTCCATCCCGTTCCACATGATCTGGACCTCATTGTAATAGTTTAGTCTTTTGTCCATGAATACCTCTCATCTCCTTTAAATAATCCACTGTAAATTGTACGCAGAGGGCCGTTCCATAGCGCAAAACGCCCTCGTCCACGGTGAATTTGCTGCTGTAGTTATTTTCCACATACCCCAGCTGACGGTTTGTGCAGCCCAAGTTCACATAGACGCAGGGGGCGTGACCGCCATAGCAGGCGAAGTCCTCGCTGGACATCACCGGCGGCATGCTGGTCAGCACGTCTCCGGCCGGGCGCAGACGCTCCGCGGCCCGGGCCGCGATCCGGCTGAGGGCCTCGTCGTTGACCAGCGGCGGGAGCATGTAGTGGTACTCCAGCCGCGCGCCGCACCCGTGGGCCGCGGCGGAATGCTCGATGATGTTCCGCAGCTCCCCCTCGATCTTCTCCCGGATCTCCGCCGAGTGGGTCCTGACGGTGCCCTCCATCCGCACATGGCCGGCGATGATATTCCGCTGGGTGCCCCCCTGTATGGTCCCGATGGTCACCGCCAGGGGGTACAGCGGGTTGCTGTTTCTCGACACATAGCTCTGCACATCGAAGATTACCCCGGCCGCGGCCACAATAGCGTCCTTTCCCAGGTGGGGCAGGCTGCCATAGGCGCTTCTGCCAAAAATTTCTATGGAGAATTTGTCGGCGCTGGCCATGCGGTGGCCGGGCGTCACATCGGTCTGGAAGGCCTCCAGTCCGCCATACATATGGGAGGCGTAAACCGCGTCCACCCCGTCCATAATTCCCCGGCGGATATACTCCAGCGCCCCCTGGGCCGACTCCTCCGCCCCCTGGAAGAGAAGCCTTACGTCCCCCTCCAGCTCGTCCCGCAGCCGGTACAGAAGCCGGGCCGCGCCCAGCATCATGGCGATGTGGCAGTCCCGCCCGGTGGCGTGCATCAGACCCCGGTTGACGCTGGCGAAGGGAAGCCCCGTCTCCTCCCGGAGGATGACGCCGTCGATGTCCGCCCGGAGGAGGAGGGTCTTGCTGCCGGGGCCCCGTTTTCCCCCTCGGATCTCACAGTACACCCCGGAGATGTCCTCAAAGCGCGCCGGCTCCAGCCCAATGTCCCGGAGCCGCTCCTCTATGGCGATGGTCGTCTGCACCTCCTCCCAGGCCACCTCGGGGTATTGATGAAACCAGCGCCTCTGCTCGATCACATACGCTTCGCATTCGTCCGCCAGCCGTTTAATATCCATATCTGATACACTCCTTGATTACTGTGTTGAAGTATACACCTTTTTTGCCCGTTTGCATAATACTGTGTTCATATATGGGGTATAAGATTTCGCTATTATACAACGGGCTGATTTAATGTATAATAAGAGCCAGAAAGCTGTAGGCCGCGCACCTGTCTCAAAGGATGGCGAACTTACCATGACATTAAGGCATCTCAAAATTTTCATCGCGGTCTGTGACACCGGGAGCATGACCGCCGCCGCGAAGGAGCTGTTTATCGCCCAGCCGGCTGTCAGCTTCGCGATTGCGGAGATGGAGAATTACTATGGCCACAAGGTGTTCAACCGCATCTCCAACCGCCTGTATATCACGGAGGTGGGCAAGGTCCTCCTCCGCCACGCCCGGCAGATTGCCGCTCAGTTTGACGATATGGAGGCGGAGGTCCGGAACTGGAACAGCGCGGAAATCCTGCGGGTGGGCAGCAGCGTGAGCGTCAGCAGCACCTTCCTGCCCGGGCGGATCAAGGCCTTTCAGGGGGAGCACCCCGGTGTGACAGTCCAGGTATCGGTTAAAAACTCAGCGGAGATCGAGCAGCTGGTCGTAAACGACCAGCTGGATATGGCGCTGATCGACGGCCCCATCATCAACCGGCTGATCGCCTGCCACAAGGTGGGGGCCAGCGGCATGGTCTTCATCTGCCCGCCGGAGCACCCCTGGGCAGGCGGTACCATAGAGATCTCCGACCTGAATAATTGCAGCTTCATCGTGCGGGAGCGGGAGTCCATGGAGCGCCGGCTTCTGGAAAAGCTGTTTCAGCACAATAAGATTAAGGTCAACGTGGTGTGGCAGAGCATCAGCATCGACGCGATCCTGAACGCGGTGTCCTCCGGCCTTGGCGTCGCCGCGGTATCCGGTGTGTTTGCCGAGGAGCGCCTGCGGGCCGGGGCGGTCAGCCAATTCCATGTACAAGGGGTGCATCTAAGCCGGGAAAGCTTTATCATTTACCCGCAAAACAAGGCCCTGGACGACCTGGAACAGGACTTTTTAAGGCTGTGCGTCGATCCCTTTCACCCGTCCCCA
It contains:
- the scmP_2 gene encoding N-acetylcysteine deacetylase, which gives rise to MDIKRLADECEAYVIEQRRWFHQYPEVAWEEVQTTIAIEERLRDIGLEPARFEDISGVYCEIRGGKRGPGSKTLLLRADIDGVILREETGLPFASVNRGLMHATGRDCHIAMMLGAARLLYRLRDELEGDVRLLFQGAEESAQGALEYIRRGIMDGVDAVYASHMYGGLEAFQTDVTPGHRMASADKFSIEIFGRSAYGSLPHLGKDAIVAAAGVIFDVQSYVSRNSNPLYPLAVTIGTIQGGTQRNIIAGHVRMEGTVRTHSAEIREKIEGELRNIIEHSAAAHGCGARLEYHYMLPPLVNDEALSRIAARAAERLRPAGDVLTSMPPVMSSEDFACYGGHAPCVYVNLGCTNRQLGYVENNYSSKFTVDEGVLRYGTALCVQFTVDYLKEMRGIHGQKTKLLQ
- the cmpR gene encoding HTH-type transcriptional activator CmpR, coding for MTLRHLKIFIAVCDTGSMTAAAKELFIAQPAVSFAIAEMENYYGHKVFNRISNRLYITEVGKVLLRHARQIAAQFDDMEAEVRNWNSAEILRVGSSVSVSSTFLPGRIKAFQGEHPGVTVQVSVKNSAEIEQLVVNDQLDMALIDGPIINRLIACHKVGASGMVFICPPEHPWAGGTIEISDLNNCSFIVRERESMERRLLEKLFQHNKIKVNVVWQSISIDAILNAVSSGLGVAAVSGVFAEERLRAGAVSQFHVQGVHLSRESFIIYPQNKALDDLEQDFLRLCVDPFHPSP